A window from Photobacterium atrarenae encodes these proteins:
- a CDS encoding M20 metallopeptidase family protein, whose translation MDIDINKYIEIRKALHRNPELKYEEFDTAKLVAEHLTDLGYEVTTGIGKTGVKAVLYTNRPGPTIAFRADLDALPILELNEFEHKSQNTGKMHACGHDGHTASLLCAAESLVANKEAYCGNIVIIMQPAEEGGAGAKAMIDDGVLENPRVDKIFGYHNRPGFKQGLVFVKSGSAMGGNTSISVEITGKGGHAAMPHLTHDPIVAGASFVTQVQTVVSRKLSPLNAAAVTVSEFHSGQGHNVIGSKAQLSLSVRSDTKETDELLVREIEKTLKCVCEQFNCTYEFTILLSIPALVNHRQETTDVIEACQYSFDKNNLLEIDYMPTMGAEDFSFYLLERPGCYFFIGNGEDSAYLHNPHYDFNDENIAVARQVYMGVAQFYLGRDQ comes from the coding sequence ATGGACATAGATATCAACAAGTACATTGAGATTAGGAAAGCACTCCACCGTAATCCAGAGCTTAAGTATGAAGAATTCGATACGGCGAAATTAGTCGCTGAACATTTAACTGACTTGGGCTATGAAGTCACCACGGGTATTGGGAAAACAGGGGTCAAAGCGGTTCTTTATACCAATAGACCAGGGCCGACGATTGCTTTTCGTGCCGATCTGGACGCGCTTCCGATTTTGGAACTCAACGAATTTGAGCATAAATCTCAAAATACCGGAAAGATGCATGCTTGCGGCCATGATGGGCATACCGCTAGTTTGCTATGCGCTGCGGAATCCTTAGTGGCTAACAAAGAGGCGTATTGCGGTAACATCGTCATTATTATGCAGCCGGCAGAAGAGGGTGGAGCTGGCGCGAAGGCCATGATTGATGACGGGGTCCTTGAGAACCCGAGAGTCGATAAGATATTTGGTTATCACAACAGGCCCGGCTTTAAGCAAGGGCTTGTCTTTGTGAAATCTGGCTCTGCAATGGGGGGGAATACCAGTATCTCCGTTGAAATCACGGGGAAAGGGGGGCACGCAGCGATGCCCCATTTAACACATGATCCTATCGTTGCTGGTGCAAGTTTTGTGACGCAGGTTCAAACGGTGGTGTCCAGAAAACTATCGCCACTGAACGCCGCGGCAGTGACTGTCTCAGAGTTTCATTCTGGACAGGGCCACAATGTCATTGGATCAAAGGCGCAACTCAGCTTGAGTGTACGTTCAGATACGAAAGAAACCGATGAGCTGCTGGTTCGTGAGATTGAAAAAACACTCAAATGTGTCTGTGAGCAATTCAACTGTACTTATGAATTCACCATCTTGTTATCAATTCCGGCTTTGGTCAACCATCGCCAAGAGACCACAGATGTGATTGAAGCATGTCAGTATAGTTTTGATAAAAACAACCTGTTGGAAATTGATTATATGCCAACGATGGGGGCAGAAGACTTCAGTTTTTATTTGTTAGAAAGACCGGGTTGTTACTTCTTTATCGGCAATGGTGAAGATTCTGCTTATTTACACAATCCTCACTATGACTTTAATGATGAAAATATCGCTGTAGCACGGCAAGTCTATATGGGTGTAGCACAATTTTACCTAGGGAGAGATCAGTAG
- a CDS encoding MFS transporter has product MIQNTTSPSSTGIFVPVAGLTVFAIAAGYLMSLVPLSLSSFRIDSQYAGWLASSYYIGLLIGSMMIEPIISKMGHRAAFVSFLLLLASTVIVLPLFANRDAWLLARLIAGMAVAGIFVVVESWLLISDCPKQRAKRLGIYMTSLYGGTTVGQLGVGVIGVDGFGPFIAVLALLLTATLPAIMLRQSPPKQQAHLSLSLKDIARLNKPAIIGCVVSGIVMGTIYGLMPLSLRQSQLDPNQISVLMAAIVLGGMTIQPIIGKLSVVISKTLLLALVSLLGVFAVGLTYLTNDFHVLAMALALLGMSAFALYPVAITLACEKLDAAYIVAATQVMLFSYSVGSALGPIGAGSFLEQPLANPSNGLMDYFFIVLLATSIYMLLASAKRSDTALAS; this is encoded by the coding sequence GTGATCCAGAACACTACTTCCCCATCCAGCACCGGGATCTTTGTGCCTGTCGCTGGCTTAACCGTGTTTGCGATTGCAGCCGGATATTTGATGAGCTTAGTTCCGCTGTCGCTGAGCAGCTTTCGCATTGACAGCCAGTACGCCGGCTGGCTGGCCAGTTCGTATTATATTGGCTTGTTAATCGGTTCAATGATGATCGAGCCAATCATCAGTAAAATGGGCCACCGGGCTGCCTTTGTCAGTTTTTTGCTCTTACTGGCCTCAACCGTGATTGTACTGCCCCTGTTTGCCAATCGTGATGCCTGGTTACTGGCACGTCTGATCGCAGGCATGGCCGTCGCTGGTATTTTTGTCGTGGTTGAGTCCTGGTTGCTCATCAGCGATTGTCCAAAACAGCGAGCCAAACGGCTGGGGATCTACATGACTTCGCTCTACGGCGGCACAACCGTTGGTCAGTTAGGGGTCGGCGTGATTGGCGTTGACGGGTTCGGCCCGTTCATTGCGGTTCTGGCCCTGTTGCTGACAGCCACCCTACCGGCGATTATGCTGCGCCAGTCGCCGCCGAAACAACAGGCCCATTTAAGCCTGTCGCTCAAAGACATCGCCCGGCTGAATAAACCGGCGATCATTGGCTGCGTGGTTTCAGGTATTGTCATGGGGACGATTTACGGCCTCATGCCACTGTCATTGCGACAGAGTCAACTCGACCCCAATCAAATCAGCGTTTTGATGGCCGCAATTGTCCTGGGCGGGATGACGATTCAGCCGATCATCGGCAAGCTGTCAGTCGTGATCAGTAAAACCCTGCTGCTGGCACTGGTGTCGCTGTTGGGCGTGTTTGCGGTTGGCCTCACCTACCTCACCAACGACTTTCATGTCTTGGCTATGGCACTAGCGCTACTTGGTATGTCTGCCTTCGCTTTGTATCCGGTTGCGATCACCCTGGCATGCGAGAAGTTAGATGCTGCCTATATCGTGGCGGCAACTCAAGTCATGCTGTTCAGCTATAGCGTTGGCTCAGCACTGGGGCCGATTGGGGCGGGTTCATTTCTGGAGCAGCCGCTGGCAAATCCGTCGAATGGATTAATGGACTATTTCTTTATTGTATTGCTGGCAACCAGCATCTATATGTTGCTGGCCAGTGCGAAACGAAGTGATACTGCGCTGGCAAGTTAG
- the ylqF gene encoding ribosome biogenesis GTPase YlqF, which yields MSSNAIQWFPGHMHKARKEIEEVLPKIDVIIEVLDARIPFSSENPLIKSFRERNNKPVVKVLNKRDLADPEMTQLWIDHLEQEQGVKALAITTENISEVNKIMDLCRKLAPHREEMGKNIRTMIMGIPNVGKSTIINTLAGRSVAVTGNQPAVTRQQQRINLQNGIVLSDTPGILWPKVENPHSGFRLAATGAVKDTAMDYVDVAFFTIEYLKDAYPELIKARYNLDDELPETEIELMEEIGRKRGCLKGGGRVDLHKASEILINELRNGTLGKITLERPEMITQELINVAIEEERKAEEKAKKKEERRKRYLKNKR from the coding sequence ATGTCTAGCAATGCAATCCAGTGGTTCCCGGGCCACATGCACAAAGCCCGTAAAGAAATCGAAGAAGTCCTGCCGAAAATCGATGTCATCATCGAAGTGTTGGACGCCCGTATTCCTTTCAGTAGCGAGAACCCGCTGATCAAGAGCTTTCGTGAGAGAAACAACAAGCCTGTCGTCAAAGTTCTGAATAAGCGTGATCTGGCAGATCCGGAAATGACGCAACTGTGGATCGATCACCTCGAGCAAGAGCAGGGTGTAAAAGCACTGGCCATCACCACGGAAAATATCAGTGAAGTGAACAAAATCATGGATCTGTGCCGCAAGCTGGCACCGCACCGGGAAGAAATGGGCAAAAATATTCGCACCATGATCATGGGGATCCCGAACGTCGGCAAATCAACCATCATCAATACCCTGGCAGGCCGCAGCGTGGCGGTCACCGGAAACCAGCCGGCAGTCACCCGTCAGCAACAGCGGATCAACCTGCAAAACGGAATTGTCTTGTCCGATACGCCGGGCATTCTGTGGCCGAAAGTTGAAAACCCACACAGCGGATTCCGTCTGGCAGCCACCGGCGCAGTCAAGGACACCGCGATGGACTACGTGGATGTAGCCTTTTTCACTATCGAATACCTGAAAGATGCCTACCCCGAGCTCATCAAGGCGCGGTATAACCTGGATGACGAACTGCCGGAAACTGAAATTGAATTGATGGAAGAAATCGGCCGCAAACGGGGCTGCCTCAAAGGCGGTGGACGGGTTGATCTGCACAAAGCATCTGAAATCCTGATCAATGAGCTACGCAACGGCACCCTGGGGAAAATTACCCTGGAGCGTCCGGAGATGATCACTCAAGAGTTGATCAACGTCGCCATTGAGGAAGAACGCAAAGCCGAAGAAAAGGCAAAGAAAAAAGAAGAACGCCGCAAGCGCTACCTGAAAAACAAGCGATAA
- a CDS encoding hybrid sensor histidine kinase/response regulator, which produces MNLMNHLSIKSRLLLLVVCPLLFSSWLGGIALSDLYHKEKSLNMYSAKVQFADDLSRLAAQTHQLKLNQLYQRADDDTQQQLAAILQVLKAQLDQAFDAEQHQEFVQILEETQALLDDFAGVGEEDFNSWVGWMTLLQEQLFQRLESEGSESAIPEVEHHLAALYQLIWFQFWAGQDNWYASVLSLYPERVKGQAQKLWVAREKQAFYIERFLRLYATPTQVQFLQRSFFNPAFVQYEQPRAFTESDEDLLNRLEQSEVGFQQVQDVTGQIRQQLVGEIQDLVQHIRWQMVLIASMVVMAFLLMCYLGGNIAARCFTAVNRILATLKKMEHQPLARQDSRVLIDGNDEFTAFFQQLNGLIEERRVNQNKLLHAKEQAEQANVAKSSFLANMSHEIRTPLNGIIGISELLEETQLNAAQQEYLSTITTSSHTLLLLINDILDVSKIESGKLFLVPSVTDVSEVVYDTASIILPKANQAGLRLAVELDAELPRSVLVDEHRLRQILMNLMSNAVKFTAEGRVLIQVRCEPLTARQVKLTFLVEDTGIGIEPEKQTEIFAPFIQEDGTITRRFGGTGLGLAICHQLVALMGGEMSVESEKSVGSRFSVHLTVDVATAQVPADAQASGVSCLLLGDDPVVVERLEVEMQRWGMRSEHVPALSSSTDLSGYSCVVLFSLPPPLLRQYISQLRGLAPKLALVLCCQHDDQYQDIDLPIDGLLVQPLFGQRLVRTVLAAIEQVQGRRVAEPESVVQTPVETTHDLILVAEDSPVNQRVAALFLEKAGFEFELVDNGQAAVEAVKAGKPYRAVLMDCMMPVMDGLAATRAIRGWEQEVSAERKLPIIAVTASVLDEDIQECFNAGMDDYVAKPYRKEVLIEKLKALN; this is translated from the coding sequence ATGAACCTGATGAATCATCTATCGATTAAATCCAGACTATTGCTATTGGTGGTCTGCCCGCTATTGTTTAGTTCCTGGCTGGGAGGAATCGCGCTTTCCGATCTCTATCACAAGGAAAAGTCGCTGAATATGTATAGTGCGAAAGTTCAATTCGCCGATGATTTATCGCGTTTGGCGGCGCAGACCCATCAGCTGAAGCTGAACCAGCTCTATCAACGGGCAGATGATGACACACAGCAGCAACTGGCGGCAATCTTACAGGTATTGAAGGCTCAGCTTGACCAGGCGTTTGACGCGGAGCAACATCAAGAATTCGTGCAAATACTGGAAGAGACTCAAGCCTTGCTGGACGATTTTGCCGGTGTCGGCGAGGAAGACTTCAACAGTTGGGTGGGCTGGATGACGTTGCTGCAGGAACAGTTGTTTCAACGTCTTGAAAGCGAAGGAAGCGAAAGCGCAATTCCGGAAGTCGAGCATCATTTGGCGGCACTGTATCAGCTGATCTGGTTTCAGTTCTGGGCCGGGCAGGATAACTGGTATGCCAGTGTTTTATCCCTTTACCCGGAGCGGGTCAAAGGACAAGCGCAGAAACTCTGGGTGGCGAGGGAGAAGCAGGCATTTTACATTGAACGGTTTTTAAGGCTCTACGCTACCCCGACGCAGGTTCAATTTCTTCAACGCAGTTTTTTCAATCCTGCCTTTGTTCAGTATGAACAGCCACGCGCATTCACGGAATCGGATGAAGACCTATTGAATCGGCTTGAACAGAGTGAAGTCGGTTTCCAGCAGGTTCAGGATGTGACCGGGCAAATCCGCCAGCAACTGGTTGGTGAAATCCAGGATTTAGTACAGCACATCCGATGGCAAATGGTGCTGATTGCCAGCATGGTTGTGATGGCTTTTCTCTTGATGTGCTATTTGGGGGGGAATATTGCGGCTCGGTGTTTCACTGCCGTCAACCGGATTCTGGCCACATTAAAAAAGATGGAACATCAGCCGCTGGCCCGGCAAGACTCCAGGGTATTAATCGATGGCAATGATGAGTTTACTGCTTTTTTTCAGCAGCTGAATGGGCTTATTGAAGAGCGGCGCGTGAATCAGAATAAACTGCTTCATGCCAAAGAGCAGGCGGAGCAGGCGAATGTGGCAAAAAGCTCATTTCTGGCGAACATGTCGCATGAAATTCGCACGCCGCTCAACGGAATCATCGGGATATCTGAGCTGTTGGAAGAGACCCAACTCAACGCGGCGCAGCAAGAATATCTCAGTACGATTACAACTTCATCTCATACCTTGCTGCTTTTGATTAACGATATCCTCGATGTGTCTAAAATTGAATCCGGTAAGCTGTTCTTGGTGCCGTCGGTGACGGATGTCAGTGAAGTGGTATATGACACTGCCAGTATTATTCTGCCGAAAGCGAATCAAGCCGGCCTGCGCCTGGCCGTTGAATTAGATGCAGAGCTGCCGCGCTCTGTACTGGTCGATGAGCATAGGTTACGGCAAATTCTGATGAATTTGATGTCTAACGCCGTTAAGTTTACGGCTGAAGGCCGCGTCTTGATCCAGGTCCGTTGTGAGCCCCTCACTGCCCGACAAGTGAAATTAACCTTCTTGGTGGAAGATACGGGGATCGGGATTGAGCCTGAAAAGCAGACAGAGATCTTTGCGCCCTTTATTCAGGAAGATGGCACCATTACCCGCCGCTTTGGCGGGACTGGTCTGGGGCTGGCGATATGCCATCAACTGGTAGCGCTAATGGGCGGCGAAATGAGTGTGGAGTCAGAGAAAAGTGTTGGCAGCCGGTTTAGTGTTCATCTGACGGTCGATGTGGCGACGGCGCAAGTTCCGGCAGATGCTCAAGCAAGCGGGGTTTCCTGCTTGTTACTGGGCGATGATCCGGTTGTTGTTGAGCGTCTGGAGGTTGAAATGCAGCGTTGGGGCATGCGATCGGAGCATGTACCGGCGCTTTCTTCCTCGACGGATTTATCTGGCTATTCGTGTGTGGTGTTGTTCTCATTGCCGCCACCGTTATTACGACAATACATTTCCCAGCTCAGGGGGCTAGCACCCAAGTTAGCCCTGGTGCTCTGTTGTCAGCATGATGATCAGTATCAGGACATTGATTTGCCGATTGATGGTCTGCTGGTGCAGCCGTTGTTCGGCCAGCGGCTGGTGAGGACAGTCCTTGCCGCGATCGAGCAAGTCCAAGGTCGACGTGTTGCGGAACCCGAGTCAGTTGTACAGACACCCGTTGAGACCACCCATGATTTGATCCTGGTTGCTGAAGACAGCCCGGTCAATCAACGGGTGGCCGCATTATTTCTTGAAAAGGCCGGTTTTGAGTTTGAGCTGGTGGATAATGGGCAAGCGGCCGTGGAAGCGGTAAAAGCCGGAAAACCGTATCGGGCAGTTCTGATGGATTGCATGATGCCGGTGATGGATGGCCTGGCGGCGACCCGGGCCATCCGTGGTTGGGAGCAGGAAGTGAGCGCGGAGCGCAAGTTACCGATTATTGCCGTGACAGCCAGCGTCCTGGATGAGGATATACAGGAGTGCTTTAACGCGGGTATGGATGATTATGTTGCAAAACCATACCGAAAAGAAGTCCTTATCGAGAAACTAAAAGCCCTGAATTAA
- a CDS encoding AbgT family transporter, translated as MEHAQHRPETIKDNRFLSWVETTGNKLPHPFLLFVYLAIFVMVISAVLNYFNINTYNPKTAETYPIKSLLSGDGIAYMFTNFVKNFVNFPPLGTIITVMLGIGLAERVGLLSTLLTQTVAKAPRHLLTFFVFIAGICGSIASDANYLILIPLVAMVFHSVGRNPLAGAAAAYAAAGAGFDASLFITVGDALFAGIATDAARIIDPDAYVSAVDNYYFVASSVFILAIVGTLIIDKVVEPRLNNLHPLSTMIKERPTAEVNMTAEEKTGLKRVALFTLGYFAFVMALVLPESSALRNADGGLIPSPFLKSLVPFMFFYFLGIGIIYGKAVRKIEKVEDIPDLMADSVKALATTLVLFLAISQFIAYFKWTGIGNLVAFEGAHFLQSVGFDGYALIISFILITCICNIFMTSGSAQFALFAPIFIPMLMQLNIEPAFTLAMFRIGDSSTNIISPMSPYFSVALVYMQSYKPELRIGTLMATMLPLAIGFLVFWTSFLLLWTGLGLDVGPGVSMYIN; from the coding sequence GTGGAGCACGCACAACACAGGCCAGAAACAATCAAGGATAATCGTTTTTTATCGTGGGTTGAAACAACGGGGAATAAATTACCTCATCCGTTTTTATTGTTTGTCTACTTAGCCATATTTGTCATGGTGATTTCGGCGGTCTTAAATTATTTCAATATCAACACGTACAACCCCAAAACCGCAGAAACTTATCCAATTAAATCTTTGCTATCCGGTGACGGCATCGCGTACATGTTCACTAATTTTGTGAAAAATTTTGTGAACTTCCCACCTCTAGGCACAATCATCACGGTGATGCTGGGCATAGGTTTAGCCGAGCGCGTTGGTTTACTCTCGACTTTACTGACACAGACAGTGGCCAAAGCACCGCGTCATTTGCTGACGTTTTTCGTGTTTATTGCCGGTATCTGTGGCTCTATTGCTTCCGACGCAAACTATCTCATTTTAATCCCGTTAGTTGCCATGGTATTCCATAGTGTAGGCCGTAATCCGTTAGCGGGGGCAGCAGCAGCTTATGCGGCAGCAGGAGCCGGCTTTGATGCCAGTTTGTTTATTACGGTTGGGGACGCTCTATTTGCAGGCATTGCAACAGACGCAGCAAGAATCATCGACCCTGATGCGTATGTCAGTGCGGTGGATAACTATTACTTTGTCGCCTCTTCTGTATTTATTCTCGCTATCGTCGGGACGCTTATCATAGATAAAGTCGTCGAACCGCGCCTGAATAACCTACATCCGTTGTCAACAATGATCAAAGAAAGACCAACGGCTGAAGTGAATATGACGGCGGAGGAAAAAACGGGTCTCAAGCGGGTGGCATTGTTTACGCTAGGCTACTTTGCTTTTGTGATGGCGCTTGTCCTGCCTGAATCCTCAGCGCTGAGGAACGCGGATGGCGGTTTGATTCCGTCGCCTTTTCTGAAAAGTCTTGTGCCATTCATGTTTTTTTACTTTCTTGGTATCGGCATTATTTATGGGAAGGCAGTCCGTAAAATTGAAAAAGTAGAAGATATTCCGGACCTAATGGCCGACTCCGTGAAGGCTCTTGCAACAACGCTGGTTCTGTTTTTAGCCATTTCCCAGTTTATTGCCTATTTCAAATGGACGGGTATTGGGAACCTGGTAGCCTTTGAAGGCGCGCACTTCTTACAGTCTGTCGGTTTCGATGGGTATGCCTTGATCATCAGTTTCATCTTGATCACCTGTATCTGTAATATTTTCATGACCAGTGGCAGTGCTCAATTTGCGCTATTTGCTCCGATATTTATTCCGATGCTAATGCAATTAAATATTGAACCTGCGTTCACGCTGGCGATGTTCAGAATCGGAGATAGTTCGACGAACATTATTTCACCCATGTCACCTTATTTCAGTGTGGCACTGGTGTATATGCAAAGCTATAAGCCTGAACTCCGAATTGGTACCTTGATGGCGACAATGCTTCCGCTCGCCATTGGCTTCCTTGTGTTCTGGACTTCGTTCTTGCTGTTATGGACCGGTCTCGGTCTAGACGTTGGTCCTGGTGTATCCATGTACATCAACTAA